Within the Mucilaginibacter sp. CSA2-8R genome, the region ACTCTTTTTGTTTACCCTGTTATTATTTGTGTGCACAGGGCTATCTGATTCACACGCACAAATCATGAATGAGCGTTACAACAAACTGGCCTTTCAGCTTTCAGCTGGTACGCAAGGTGTAGGCGGCGATTTTCATTTTGGTGTAGCCAGGCAACTTTCGCTGCGTGCAGGTGCTGCTTTTATACCGGTAAAAGCTAACAATGTGTTTACCATCTCAGGGTTTCAGAGTACCAATAACGTATCGGTCAAATTCAGCAACATTCACCTCATGGCCGACTTTGCACCGTTTGTAAAAGCTCAGGGGTTTAGGTTAGTTGCCGGTGCCGGTTACTTGTACAAAGCTACAGGCGGTTTAGAAGTAATTCCAACCGGAACCTATAATGTAGGTAACTACAACTTAACCCCGGCCGATTTAGGTAAACTGAACATTGATGTAAGCTGGAAGGGTGTAGCTCCATATTTAGGCATAGGCTTGTTTAAAGGCATACCTAAACGCCGGTTCAATGTAAACTTCGATTTTGGAACCTATTACATGTCTCAGCCACGCACCCGTGTAGTGGGTACCGAAATGCTGGCCGACAACTACAAGCTGGAACCGCAGTTTAATTCAAACCTCAAAAATTACCGCTGGATGCCGGTAATGCAAATGAACTTCAATTTTAGAATCCGTTAATCAAACTTGTTTAAATAGATACTCATGAAATTATTTACTCCACGCCCTGTAATTGCAGGCTTAGTAAGCGCTTTGATGATTGTGGGCATCCATGCCTGTAAAAAGCCGACTGAAGATATTAACTTAATGGTAAATACCAGCACACTGTCTAAAGCGCCTACGCTGGTACAGTTTGTGAATGCCAACGCATCTACCGGTACTACCCTTCCAACAAGTTTTACTGTTAAAATTACCGGCACTGATGCTAAATTGGTACAGGTAGATGGTGGCGGCACCAACTTTACTGCTACTAATGGCGTGTTGCCTTTAAGCCTTACTAAACAGGCTAACCCAAGTGTAACTAACCCTGTAACCTATACTATATATGCAGAAGTACCGGGCTTTTTACCGGTAACCAAAACAATTACCGTAACCGGTAACACGGCATCAATGCCGGTTATACCTTTGGTTGAGTACGCTAAGCCGGCGCAAGGCACGGCTGCGGTAACTAAACAAACAGAATTAAATAACGGTGTTACCACTACCACCATGGTTGCCACCACCACTACAAATGCAACCACTACTGAAAACAGCGCAATCAGCATACCTGCTGGTACACAAATGCTTGACGCGAGCGGTGCTGCTATCAGCAGTTCACAGTTGAATGTTAATGCCGTATATTTTGGTACCGGTAATAAGGAGTCTTTAACTGCTTTCCCTGGTGGTTTTAAGGTTACTAACGCTATTGGCCCTAACGGTCAGACTATCTCAACCGGAACTACTTTTGTAACTGCGGGTATGTTATCTATTAACTTAAATGCTGGATCAACCGCAGTAAAAGCATTTTCTAAACCGGTAACCCTTACCTTAGAGATCAACGACAAACTGGTAAACCCGCAAACCCACCAGGTTGTTAAGGCTGGCGATGTGATACCAATATGGAGCTTAAATGAGCAAACCGGCCAATGGAAATACGAAAGCACAGCTGCTATTGCTCGTAACAATGATGGCAAACTGTCGGTATCGTTCCCAATCACCCACTTATCGGGTTGGAGCGCTAACTGGTATGGTTCAACTTGTCCGTCACCTTTAACGGTTAAAGTACATACTGCACAAGAATTAAACGGCGATTTTGTATTGAGCCTAACTACTGCTAATGAGCAGCAAGTTAGCTCAAGCGAGGTTACCCAACTAAAAGAAGGCTTCTCGACTGTGTTGAATGATTGCCCGGCAGATGCAGGTGATGTAAAAATTGTAGTGTACTCACGCAATGGCAGCACTTTAACCAAGCTTGGAGAAACAGCTACGTTTAGCCCTTGCGGACAAGGATCGATAGATGTAAACTTAAACACACAACCTACGGTTGATTACATCAAAACCACCATCCACATGACAGCTAAATGTTCTACACAGCAGGTAGTGGCTTATCCATCTACCTGGTTAACTCTGAAAGATGCCACCACCGGCGAAAACACAAACGTTTACATGTCTGATGGTGTAGCTACGGCTAACTTGGTTAACGGTCATAGCTATGGTATAACTACAAATTACTCTAACAGGCTTTACAATTCGGCTTCGTTCAAGTTAGACAAAGCTTCAGGTGTAGCGGTACCGGCAGTAAATGGTTTAAGCGGAACTGCTAATTACGACGCCGCATCTAATACCATCATCGTTGATGCTACTTTTGTAATGAGCAACTGTAACTAAATCACCCAGTTCTTAAAAAAAGAGCGGAACCTATAGCAACGGGTTCCGCTCTTTTTTATTTAGTGTCAACGCAATACACAACTTACATAGCGGCCGTGCTTGATGCTTTTGTCAGTAATTGCTTATCAATCTTTTCGTTCCACTCTTGCTGCAACTGCTGGCGGGTGCCGTTACCGGTTTCTTTATCATACGCTTTTTGCATCTCGTATAAGTCTCGGTACGAATCGAGGTACTGCATATTGATAATCGCTTCATAATTATCCGGCGTAAGCTGCTGAGCCAGTATTTTTTGTTTAAACTGACCGGCAATAATTTGAGCAATATCAAAATGGCGTTGCTCATGGTTTAAGTTATAATCGTCTTTGGCAAAAGGCTTGGCCCAGCAAGTACTTTTGGGCAACGATGTTTTCATGTCAACGTAAACTATTATAGTACCATTAACTACTTTGGCATGCTGGTTATAACCAATGCTTGGCATCACCCCTGCAGCGTAAGGCGTGTTATTAGGTGCTTTACCCTGAAAGTCTTTCCAGCTTAAAGGGCGATTAGCGGTATAATAGATGGTATCGCCTTCTGCATTTTCAGTATAATCGTTAAAAATGATTTTGACGTTTTGAGCAAGTTTGGCGTTTTCGGTTTGGTTGGTTTGCATCCAGTTATTAAAAAACTGCAGGCTGCTTTTTAAACTACTGCGCAGATAGGGCTCAATGGCAACCACGCTGTTTATAGATCGTACATAGTGTAAGCCACCTTTATATTCAACCAAAAGCTGGGTGCCATAGTCTTTCTCCAATCCAAAAGCTAACCGCAATTTAAGCTGCCCATCTATACGCGACGCCCCCATTGGTGTTTCGGTTAGTTTAAACTCCTTGATAATGATATTGACCGCTTTGAGCGACTTGTTTTGTGGCAGATTATGATTAATAAATTTACCAACAGCAGTTGCGGCACCTCCTTGTAAATCGAGTTGTTGCGTACCAGTGTATAGCTTGTTGCCAGGCAATAGGTTTATTAATTGGGCAATATTGCTTTTGTTGCTTCTTTCATCAATTACATTGGCTATATAATAATCTGCAGGCTTAAAGCCCATCGGTTCATCTTGCAAAATAATACCGCCAATTCCGGTAAAAGCACATAAAACGAAGAGCGTAGCCGTTATAATAAGCCAGTAGCCTTTAAAATAGTTCCGTAAAGTTTTTTGCATTGTTTAGTACCTGATAAACGCAGGTAACTAAACGGTAGTATATAAATATAAAAGGCAAGTCAGCAATGACTTAAGATTTACAATCAGGGCTTTTTCAAAAAATCTAAGGCCAAAGGAGTGGCAACGCCGATACCGATACCAGCTAATACATCGGTGGGGTGATGCACACCTAAATACATTCGGGAATAACTGGTTGCACCGGCCCATGCAAAGGCCGGGACAATGACATACCATTTAGGGTACGCCATGGATAACGCGGTAGCTGTAGCTACGCTTGATGAGGTGTGCCCCGACGGGAACGAATACCGCGTAGGTTCATAAATAGGAATAACTTTTACGTTTCGGATAAAAGGGCGACGACGTTTAAAAATCAGTTTGAGCAGCGTAGTAGTTCCCATAGAAATGGCCGTGCTGCTGGCCACAAATAAAGCATTCTGACGTAACTCTTTATTGTTTGCTGCTATGCCTCCGGCCAGCATGCCAACCGGGATGCCAAGTTCGATGACCTGATAATTTCTCGACAAAAACATCAGGGCCTTGGTTTGTGTAGGTGTACGTGTTTTGGCCAGATCAATCAGTATGCGATCGTCCAGATCAACTATTCGGTTTTGAGCTTTTACGCCAGAGTAGCTTAAAAATATAAGGGTATAAAGCAGTGCAAACTTAATTTTCATTATAGATAAATCGTCGTAGGTGTTTTGCCAGAGTAACTAACCATTTATGTGGTAATTTACTGGTGAAAAGTGTTACAGGCAAAATCATATTTACACGGCGAACAAACTTTACATTAAAATGTGTTTGCTTTCCATTAAATATTACTGGCCCTTGAAATGATGTAGTAATCATCTCAATATTTAAAAGACATCGATTTTAACACACATAAACAAAACAAGCGGCCTTACAGCCGCTTGCATGTTTAAAATAACCTTGGCGCCTGTCCCGCCCGCATAATGCCTAAATGCCGATAGGCATGATCGGTAGCTTCGCGGCCGCGTGAGGTACGCATTAAAAAGCCCTCCTGTATCAAAAAAGGCTCGTAAACCTCTTCAATCGTACCTTCATCTTCGCCTACGGCAGTGGCAATGGTTTTTACGCCTACCGGGCCGCCTTTAAATTTCTCAATGATGGTGGTTAAAATCTTGTTATCCATTTCGTCCAACCCATGCTCGTCTACGTTCAACGCGTTCAGCGCGTACTTGGCAATTTCGGTATCAATGCTGCCGTTGCCTTTAATTTGAGCAAAATCGCGCGTACGGCGTAACAGTGCATTGGCTATACGTGGGGTACCCCGGCTGCGGCGGGCAATTTCATAAGCGCCTTCGTCGGAAATAGGTGTATTTAAAATAGATGCAGAGCGCAGTATAATCGTCGTCAGCAATTTGGCATCATAATACTCCAAACGCGAGTTGATGCCAAAACGGGCCCGTAATGGAGCGGTTAATAAGCCCGAACGTGTAGTAGCACCAACTAAAGTAAATGGGTTAAGTGATAATTGCACCGAGCGGGCATTAGGGCCGCTCTCGAGCATAATATCAATCTTAAAATCTTCCATGGCCGAGTACAGGTACTCTTCTACCAAAGGGCTCAACCGGTGAATCTCATCAATAAACAAGATATCGCCGGGTTCCAGGTTGGTTAGCAAGCCAGCCAGATCGCCGGGCTTATCCAGCACAGGGCCTGAGGTAATTTTGATGCCCACCCCCATCTCGTTAGCAATGATATGCGACAGCGTAGTTTTCCCCAATCCCGGCGGACCATGCAACAACACATGATCGAGCGACTCGCCGCGCTGGCGTGCTGCCTGTACAAACACTTTTAAGTTGGCTAATATTTTATGCTGACCGGTAAAATCTTCAAAAGCCTGCGGCCGCAACACCTTCTCGATGTCGCGTTCGGTAGTGCTTAAACGCTCCCGGTTAGGATCTAAATTCTCGTTCATTTACCAACAAATTTAGCATTTTTTGAGCGGATTTGCAATCTTGGTTGATTGGTTGATTGGTTGATTGGTTGATTGGTTGATTGGTTGATTGGTTATTTTAAACTTGTTTACCGGTGAACTAATGAACAATGAAACCAATCAACTAAACATCAATGCTCCGCATCCTCTACAAAGCCATCTTTCTGGAAACTGTAATAGAGGTAATATAACGAAGGCAGGATGAATATACTACCAATGATGAGGGCCCAGCCTAAGGCAGTCATGGTGGCGTGCTGAGCCTGGTGTTTAAACAACGACAAGTGCTGCCCATTCTTCATAATTAACAGATTTGGAAAATGCACGTAACTCACCGCCAGTAAAATCATACTGGCCTGAAAACCGGCTAAAACCCGAGGCAACATGCTGTGCCCATTACGTACCAAAATCCATAATATCACCAGTGAAACTGATGCAGCTAATACGGCGGTTAAACCCACCGAATTACCTAAAACCCATTTGATAAGCGGGATACCGTCTACCCAGGCCGCTGTAAACACCAGGGCGCCACAGCCCACGGCTACTACATTCCATTTTACGGCTTTGCTTATAAATATCTGTTTGTCAAAATCATCTATGGCTTCGCCTATTAAATAGATAGATGCTAAAAAGCCACATAAGGCCACCGTAAATAAACCAATGGCAACACCAAACCAATTTAACCAAACCCAAACGTAAGCCTCTAAAAAACTATTAGCATCCGGGTTGATGCGACCGGATATAGCCGTACCTGCAATAATGCCCAAAAAAAGCGGCGTAATGAAACTGGAATATAGGTATATACGGTTATACACCTGCTGCATTTCGTCAACCACGGCATCATAATTACGAAACACGAATGCTGTACCGCGGGCCGTAATGCCTAACAGCATCACTACCAAGGGGATATGCAGATAAATTGACATAGTGCTATAGATAAGCGGAAAGCCCACAAATAAAATTACAACTGCGATTATGAGCCACATGTGGTTAGCCTCCCAAATGGGGCCAATGGCTTTATAAGCTGTTTTGCGGGTGCGATGCCGGTTGTCTCCCCTGCTGAACAGCTCAATAATACCTGCGCCAAAATCGGCACCACCTAAAACCAGGTAAAGTAAAATAGACAGCCACAAAAACCCGATGATTAAATATTCCATAGCTTAAGAGTGGCTTAGTTGTAAACTATTAGGTTGTTTGTCATACAATTGCGGCACCATCCTGATTTGCCTGTACAGCAGAAACACTACCACAATACTTAGCGAAAAGTAAATGGCTGTAAACAGGTAAAACGAGTAAGCAATGCCGGGCATAGGCGTAACGGCATCGGCCGTACGCATAATGCCGTTGATAATCCAGGGCTGCCGGCCAATTTCGGTAACCATCCACCCGGCCTCAACAGCAATAAAACCCGTAGGTATGGCAATTATGAATAACTTAAGCAGCCAATCACGCTCCAGCCAGTGCTTTTTAAACCACACGGCTATGAGGTACAATACGCCCACCAGCATCATAAACATACCGAAACCCACCATCACCTGAAAGGAGTAGTGCGTAATCGCGACTGGCGGCTGATCTTTTTCTGGTATCTGGTCCAAACCCTTTACCGGCTCGTGAAAGTTATCGTATACCAAAAAGCTCAGCAAACCCGGAATTTCCAGGCCGTAGTTCACTTTCTTTTGTTTTTCGTCGGGTATAC harbors:
- the ruvB gene encoding Holliday junction branch migration DNA helicase RuvB, with protein sequence MNENLDPNRERLSTTERDIEKVLRPQAFEDFTGQHKILANLKVFVQAARQRGESLDHVLLHGPPGLGKTTLSHIIANEMGVGIKITSGPVLDKPGDLAGLLTNLEPGDILFIDEIHRLSPLVEEYLYSAMEDFKIDIMLESGPNARSVQLSLNPFTLVGATTRSGLLTAPLRARFGINSRLEYYDAKLLTTIILRSASILNTPISDEGAYEIARRSRGTPRIANALLRRTRDFAQIKGNGSIDTEIAKYALNALNVDEHGLDEMDNKILTTIIEKFKGGPVGVKTIATAVGEDEGTIEEVYEPFLIQEGFLMRTSRGREATDHAYRHLGIMRAGQAPRLF
- a CDS encoding phosphatase PAP2 family protein gives rise to the protein MKIKFALLYTLIFLSYSGVKAQNRIVDLDDRILIDLAKTRTPTQTKALMFLSRNYQVIELGIPVGMLAGGIAANNKELRQNALFVASSTAISMGTTTLLKLIFKRRRPFIRNVKVIPIYEPTRYSFPSGHTSSSVATATALSMAYPKWYVIVPAFAWAGATSYSRMYLGVHHPTDVLAGIGIGVATPLALDFLKKP
- a CDS encoding cytochrome d ubiquinol oxidase subunit II, which produces MEYLIIGFLWLSILLYLVLGGADFGAGIIELFSRGDNRHRTRKTAYKAIGPIWEANHMWLIIAVVILFVGFPLIYSTMSIYLHIPLVVMLLGITARGTAFVFRNYDAVVDEMQQVYNRIYLYSSFITPLFLGIIAGTAISGRINPDANSFLEAYVWVWLNWFGVAIGLFTVALCGFLASIYLIGEAIDDFDKQIFISKAVKWNVVAVGCGALVFTAAWVDGIPLIKWVLGNSVGLTAVLAASVSLVILWILVRNGHSMLPRVLAGFQASMILLAVSYVHFPNLLIMKNGQHLSLFKHQAQHATMTALGWALIIGSIFILPSLYYLYYSFQKDGFVEDAEH